One part of the Spiroplasma turonicum genome encodes these proteins:
- a CDS encoding DUF3196 family protein, which yields MANYYEDVSKKLSTLIDNNNFEAALKIINEELLAPYIPEKFEKYLQTWNDYINEHMELSQRKLFSWSLEKVVYVMKNENDQHSHLVAFDFLRELNARKIIDDISEYLINPINSDENKTFLLMILIEQKIDKEFVIVKNNYKFAINPIKFNVKESQLFLKNIEKNIENLLYHYDPSLFNISLNILNSYYYFKFPSFSSMHLSLNDLTIAIILKTFNAMGISPDPIIINSISFDHTNVMLILRELDDMI from the coding sequence ATGGCAAATTATTATGAAGATGTTTCTAAAAAATTGAGCACATTAATCGATAATAATAATTTTGAAGCTGCTCTTAAAATTATTAATGAAGAATTGTTAGCTCCATACATCCCCGAAAAGTTTGAAAAGTACTTACAAACTTGAAATGATTACATTAATGAACATATGGAATTAAGTCAAAGAAAATTATTTTCATGAAGCTTAGAAAAAGTTGTTTATGTAATGAAAAATGAAAATGACCAACATTCACATCTTGTTGCTTTTGATTTTTTACGTGAGCTAAATGCAAGAAAAATAATAGATGATATTTCAGAATATTTGATAAATCCAATAAACTCAGATGAAAATAAAACATTTTTATTAATGATATTGATTGAACAAAAAATTGATAAAGAATTTGTTATAGTAAAAAATAATTATAAATTTGCAATAAATCCAATTAAGTTTAACGTCAAAGAATCTCAATTATTTTTAAAAAATATTGAAAAAAACATAGAAAACTTACTATATCATTATGATCCTTCTTTATTTAATATTTCTTTAAATATTTTAAATTCATACTATTATTTTAAATTTCCAAGTTTTTCATCGATGCACTTAAGTTTAAATGATTTAACAATTGCAATTATTTTAAAGACTTTTAATGCTATGGGAATATCACCTGATCCAATAATTATAAATTCAATTTCATTTGATCATACCAATGTAATGCTAATTTTAAGAGAATTAGATGATATGATTTAA
- the rpsP gene encoding 30S ribosomal protein S16 produces MVKLRLKRAGKKRAAFYRIVASDSRVKRDGEYIELVGTYNPINGEVNLQNELALKWLKDGAQPTDTVRNILSKNGILKQLHEFKLSTKSSKESKPKKAKAAAPKKTVAKKTTKSTESSAEKEVKPKKTVAKKTTTTKEDK; encoded by the coding sequence ATGGTTAAATTAAGATTAAAAAGAGCTGGTAAAAAAAGAGCTGCTTTTTATAGAATTGTGGCTTCAGATTCACGAGTAAAACGTGATGGTGAATACATCGAGCTAGTTGGTACATACAACCCTATAAATGGTGAAGTAAATTTACAAAATGAATTAGCTTTAAAATGATTAAAAGATGGTGCACAACCAACAGATACAGTTAGAAACATTCTTTCTAAAAATGGTATTTTAAAACAACTTCATGAGTTTAAATTGAGTACTAAATCAAGCAAAGAATCAAAACCTAAAAAAGCAAAAGCTGCTGCTCCAAAAAAAACAGTAGCTAAAAAAACAACTAAATCTACTGAAAGTTCTGCTGAAAAAGAAGTAAAACCTAAAAAAACAGTAGCTAAAAAAACAACTACAACTAAAGAAGATAAATAA
- a CDS encoding dihydroorotate dehydrogenase, with amino-acid sequence MNKLSVNLPGIELKNPIIIASGPLIHGEYFNSVYDLSELGAITTKTVTYLPKEGNKTPRFASIEGGYINAVGLKNIGIKKFVETKIELLEMMNVPVITSIAGNSIEEYVEMVEMLNDAKVINAIELNVSCPNVKKDSIIMTSNYDYLNELITNVKKASHKPIYVKLSPTEPDIVQTARVCKEAGADALTMINGLSGMKIDIKTMKPVLSNKFGGVSGSFLKPLAIKLVYQVSSEVDIPIIGVGGIANVEDAIEMLMAGATAVGIASANMWDPLVCYKIATKLEEELNKLGFSSVQELINKVKESRKK; translated from the coding sequence ATGAATAAATTATCAGTTAACTTACCAGGGATAGAATTAAAAAATCCAATAATAATTGCATCAGGACCACTGATTCATGGTGAGTATTTTAATAGTGTTTATGATTTATCAGAATTAGGTGCAATTACAACTAAAACAGTTACTTATCTTCCAAAGGAAGGAAATAAAACACCTAGATTTGCATCCATTGAAGGTGGATACATTAATGCAGTTGGTCTAAAAAATATTGGCATAAAAAAGTTTGTTGAAACTAAAATTGAGTTGCTTGAAATGATGAATGTACCTGTCATAACAAGTATTGCAGGTAATTCTATTGAAGAATATGTTGAGATGGTTGAAATGCTTAATGACGCAAAAGTAATTAATGCAATTGAACTAAATGTATCTTGTCCTAATGTAAAAAAAGATAGTATAATTATGACTTCAAATTATGATTATTTAAATGAGTTAATCACAAATGTTAAAAAAGCATCGCATAAACCAATTTATGTAAAATTATCACCAACAGAACCTGATATCGTTCAAACAGCAAGAGTTTGTAAAGAAGCTGGAGCAGATGCATTAACAATGATAAATGGACTTAGTGGTATGAAAATAGATATTAAAACTATGAAACCTGTTTTATCAAATAAGTTTGGAGGAGTAAGTGGATCATTTCTAAAACCTTTAGCAATTAAATTAGTTTATCAAGTTTCAAGCGAAGTTGACATTCCTATAATTGGGGTTGGAGGAATCGCAAATGTTGAAGATGCTATTGAAATGTTGATGGCAGGTGCAACTGCTGTTGGTATTGCAAGTGCAAATATGTGAGATCCATTAGTTTGCTACAAAATTGCAACAAAATTAGAAGAAGAATTAAATAAACTAGGATTTAGCTCTGTTCAGGAGCTTATTAATAAAGTTAAGGAATCAAGAAAAAAATAA
- a CDS encoding MSC_0882 family membrane protein produces MGKWMDFIKPKSQTNNQQPQNVGNFSFPNHSPQNYYGQNFQQIDNQSQQYSLNNNPNQISQYNQNQQNYNNQQQFNQYNPYIQPQNNIQPQSNIQPQNNSENIQSYQENLLKNRTKYNENYNKLNLEQNYNQYQMQNNQYYNPTVNQNYIPNKYDNNYRSQNQFLNNYRQDRLDFENNNYINDNNYQNYYQNDLNLPSKYFDPYNNSYLQNNNMDYQQQYNRPIYLDNYNNYNDQMQYGYEEFSNINQFHNNYQNMNFNNVNYAPSSSNNYNPYRIDNTYKKRLKEASIIPKEIGREIKSEKLRVFLLFVVGLVGILTTSLMLAVYYKTDDSISKFIGLKKEQVMYPFFSILLLIISVGFFGISLTDFTLLFSNVKKYERDLLMGNESIPYFITRNYKALISRSIYINWICFSTYIFGSIVLGILYTLQTQAGKTAYVLFWTIGTLKTLESEITVNIIVLLVALLVHVVNIISTRNRKNNIISYYGYEIIPEQEIKNIKKRANKICIIIFCIVILLLLFVILIPWLIIRRKKGQSLKPWKFGQ; encoded by the coding sequence ATGGGCAAATGAATGGATTTTATAAAACCAAAAAGTCAAACAAATAATCAACAACCACAAAATGTTGGTAATTTTTCATTTCCTAATCATTCACCTCAAAATTATTATGGTCAGAATTTTCAACAAATTGATAATCAATCACAACAATATTCTTTAAACAATAACCCAAATCAAATTTCACAATATAATCAAAATCAACAAAATTATAATAATCAACAACAATTTAATCAGTACAATCCTTATATACAACCTCAAAATAATATACAACCCCAAAGTAATATACAACCTCAAAATAATTCTGAAAATATTCAATCTTATCAAGAAAACTTATTAAAAAATAGGACAAAATATAATGAAAATTATAATAAATTAAATCTAGAACAAAACTACAATCAATATCAAATGCAAAATAATCAATATTATAACCCCACAGTTAATCAAAATTACATTCCTAATAAATATGATAATAATTACAGATCTCAAAACCAATTTTTGAATAATTATAGACAAGACCGTTTAGATTTTGAAAATAACAACTATATAAATGATAATAACTATCAAAATTATTATCAAAATGATTTAAATTTACCTAGCAAGTATTTTGATCCATATAATAATTCATATTTACAAAATAATAATATGGATTATCAACAGCAATATAATAGACCTATTTATTTAGATAATTACAACAATTACAATGATCAAATGCAATATGGTTATGAAGAGTTCTCAAATATTAATCAATTTCATAATAATTATCAAAATATGAACTTTAATAATGTAAATTATGCACCATCAAGCTCAAACAATTATAATCCTTATAGAATTGATAACACATACAAAAAAAGATTAAAAGAAGCATCAATTATACCTAAAGAAATTGGGCGTGAAATTAAAAGCGAAAAGTTGAGAGTATTTTTATTATTTGTAGTTGGTTTAGTAGGAATTTTAACTACATCACTTATGTTGGCTGTATATTATAAAACTGATGATTCAATTTCTAAATTTATTGGATTAAAAAAAGAACAAGTAATGTATCCTTTCTTTTCAATACTTCTTTTAATTATTTCTGTAGGATTTTTCGGAATTAGTTTAACTGATTTCACTCTGTTATTTTCAAATGTAAAGAAATATGAGAGAGATTTATTAATGGGAAATGAGTCAATACCATATTTTATAACTAGAAATTATAAAGCATTAATTTCTAGATCCATTTATATAAATTGAATATGTTTTTCAACTTATATATTCGGTTCAATAGTGCTTGGAATTTTATACACATTGCAAACTCAAGCTGGCAAAACTGCATATGTATTATTTTGAACAATTGGAACTTTAAAAACATTAGAATCAGAAATTACTGTAAATATAATAGTTTTATTAGTAGCTTTATTGGTTCATGTAGTTAATATAATATCAACAAGAAATAGAAAAAATAATATTATCTCATATTATGGATATGAAATAATACCAGAACAAGAAATTAAAAATATTAAAAAAAGAGCTAATAAAATATGTATTATTATATTTTGTATAGTTATACTATTGCTTTTATTTGTAATTCTAATTCCTTGATTAATTATTAGAAGAAAAAAAGGACAGTCATTAAAACCATGAAAATTTGGTCAATAA
- the nadE gene encoding NAD(+) synthase produces MNDKELNNYLDYLVNWIKEEVINANQKGVVVGISGGIDSAVVAAIAQRAFPNNTTVVWMPCESSDLDESCKNDLIKELKFNNLVEVDLYKSFLTFKNELINSGVELSKLALANSKARLRMTTLYAIAQSNNYLVLGTDNLCEWHIGYFTKFGDGGVDLVPLIHMLKRDVRNAAKILGVPESIINRAPTASLWENQTDESEIGFSYDLIDDYLSNKNVANEVKNRVDYLHKISHHKRNLAKKPLHYKELK; encoded by the coding sequence ATGAATGATAAAGAACTAAACAATTATTTAGATTATCTTGTTAATTGAATAAAAGAAGAAGTAATTAATGCAAATCAAAAAGGAGTTGTTGTTGGAATAAGTGGAGGTATTGATTCTGCTGTTGTTGCTGCAATTGCTCAAAGAGCATTCCCAAATAATACAACAGTAGTTTGGATGCCATGTGAGTCTAGTGATTTGGATGAAAGTTGTAAAAATGACTTGATAAAAGAGTTAAAATTTAATAATCTTGTTGAAGTTGATCTTTATAAATCTTTTCTAACATTTAAAAATGAACTTATTAATTCTGGTGTTGAACTATCAAAACTAGCACTTGCAAACTCTAAAGCAAGATTAAGAATGACAACACTTTATGCAATTGCACAATCAAACAACTATCTTGTATTAGGAACAGATAATTTATGTGAATGACATATTGGTTACTTTACTAAGTTTGGAGATGGTGGAGTAGATTTAGTACCTTTAATTCATATGTTAAAAAGAGATGTTAGAAATGCAGCTAAAATATTAGGAGTTCCTGAAAGTATTATTAATAGAGCACCAACTGCAAGTTTGTGAGAAAATCAAACCGATGAAAGCGAAATTGGATTTAGTTATGATTTAATTGATGATTACTTATCAAATAAAAACGTTGCAAATGAAGTTAAAAATAGAGTTGATTATTTACATAAAATTTCACATCATAAAAGAAATCTTGCTAAAAAACCTTTACATTATAAAGAACTAAAATAA
- a CDS encoding TIGR04561 family membrane protein has product MINLLDFSFKVLDFSLSLWVVLLIFSFIGIICLVSYLYILFKKNRKFIYEKEEVSADEFKRLEKFENLRNDFEIEIAKVRKTYKSNLKRK; this is encoded by the coding sequence ATGATTAACTTATTAGATTTTTCTTTTAAAGTTTTAGACTTTTCATTATCACTGTGAGTTGTATTATTAATTTTTTCTTTTATAGGAATTATTTGTTTAGTATCATATTTATATATACTATTTAAAAAAAATCGCAAATTTATTTATGAAAAAGAAGAAGTTAGTGCTGATGAATTTAAAAGATTAGAAAAGTTTGAAAACTTACGTAATGATTTTGAAATTGAAATCGCTAAGGTTAGAAAAACATATAAATCAAATTTAAAAAGAAAATAG
- the obgE gene encoding GTPase ObgE: MKFVDLAFFNIKAGKGGDGAVSFRKELYVPNGGPNGGDGGDGGDVIFISDEGKTSLLDLKLQKFYYAEDGHKGDIKNMHGKNGKDIIIKVPVGTVLYNSENNELLADFLQHNQKEVIAKGGKGGRGNARFANSRNRAPTNFEAGDLGQVFNIKAELKVLADVGFVGLPNAGKSTMLRAISNSRPTIADYPFTTLNPQLGLCIDKKNRTFVVADLPGLIEGASQGKGLGFDFLRHIERCKIICHIIDMSGNYGMEDVINNYELIRNELKTYNLELENRLEIIIANKMDLEEAQINLIYFKEKYKDKLIIETSGLKKENIDNLLILIGDTLEKNNLLGKDKFVGIKKTNDFKLYKFEGQLNDLKIEKISENKWNILGEDVHKIYLKTPISTYDNILLFNEKLKKLGVYDMLREKGAKKGDLVKIFDIELEWMD, encoded by the coding sequence ATGAAATTTGTAGATTTAGCGTTTTTTAATATTAAAGCTGGTAAAGGCGGTGACGGAGCCGTATCTTTTAGAAAAGAACTATACGTTCCAAATGGTGGGCCTAACGGTGGAGACGGTGGAGACGGTGGAGACGTCATTTTTATTTCAGATGAAGGTAAGACTTCATTACTTGATTTAAAGTTACAAAAATTTTACTATGCAGAAGATGGTCACAAAGGTGATATAAAAAATATGCATGGTAAAAACGGCAAGGACATAATAATTAAAGTTCCTGTAGGTACAGTTCTTTATAATTCAGAAAATAATGAATTATTAGCAGATTTTTTACAACATAATCAAAAAGAAGTTATTGCTAAAGGTGGTAAAGGTGGAAGAGGAAATGCAAGGTTTGCAAACTCACGTAACAGAGCACCAACAAATTTTGAGGCAGGAGATCTAGGCCAAGTTTTTAATATTAAAGCAGAATTAAAAGTTCTAGCAGATGTTGGATTTGTTGGATTACCTAATGCAGGTAAATCTACAATGTTAAGAGCAATATCTAATTCTCGACCAACAATTGCAGATTATCCCTTTACTACTTTGAATCCCCAATTAGGTTTGTGTATTGATAAAAAAAACAGAACCTTTGTAGTTGCAGATTTACCTGGTTTAATAGAAGGAGCAAGTCAAGGTAAAGGTTTAGGTTTTGACTTTCTAAGGCACATAGAAAGATGTAAAATTATATGTCATATAATTGATATGTCAGGTAATTATGGCATGGAAGATGTTATTAATAATTATGAGCTAATTAGAAACGAATTAAAAACTTATAATTTAGAACTTGAAAATAGATTGGAAATAATAATAGCAAATAAAATGGACTTAGAAGAAGCACAAATTAATCTAATTTATTTTAAAGAAAAATATAAAGATAAATTAATAATTGAGACCTCAGGTTTGAAAAAAGAAAATATAGATAATTTATTAATATTAATTGGTGATACACTTGAAAAAAACAACCTTCTAGGTAAGGATAAATTTGTTGGAATTAAAAAAACAAACGACTTTAAGTTATATAAATTTGAAGGTCAACTAAACGATTTAAAAATTGAAAAAATATCAGAAAACAAATGAAATATTCTTGGAGAAGATGTTCATAAAATCTATTTAAAAACACCGATATCAACGTATGATAATATTCTCTTGTTTAATGAAAAATTAAAAAAATTAGGAGTTTATGATATGCTAAGAGAAAAAGGTGCCAAAAAAGGCGACCTTGTTAAGATTTTTGATATTGAATTAGAATGGATGGATTAG
- the trmD gene encoding tRNA (guanosine(37)-N1)-methyltransferase TrmD codes for MKFTIITLFPNLIQTNINESIVKRAVEKKLIDVEILNLRDFSTLNNQQIDDYQYGGGAGMVIMVEPVVKAIESCKTKDSLVLLTSPQGITLNQCIAKEYSKNFKHIIIICGHYEGFDERVLDYVDFEISIGDYILTGGELPALILVDSITRLINGVIKEDSHINDSFENNLLDHPVYTKPLDFRGKKVPDVLISGHHAKVKDYRNKQRLKNTYNKRPDLINYDTLSIDDIKYLKELKDSKGEN; via the coding sequence ATGAAATTTACTATTATAACATTATTTCCTAATCTAATTCAGACAAATATAAATGAATCAATTGTAAAAAGAGCAGTTGAAAAAAAATTAATAGATGTTGAAATTTTAAACTTAAGAGATTTTTCTACTCTAAACAACCAACAAATCGATGATTATCAATATGGTGGTGGTGCAGGTATGGTTATTATGGTTGAGCCTGTAGTTAAAGCAATTGAAAGTTGTAAAACTAAAGATAGTTTAGTTCTTCTAACTTCACCTCAAGGAATTACCCTTAACCAATGCATTGCCAAAGAGTATAGCAAAAACTTCAAACATATAATAATAATTTGTGGTCATTATGAAGGTTTTGATGAAAGAGTATTGGATTATGTAGACTTTGAAATATCAATTGGAGATTACATATTAACTGGTGGGGAACTTCCTGCTTTAATATTAGTCGATTCAATTACAAGACTAATAAATGGTGTAATAAAAGAAGATTCTCATATAAATGATAGTTTTGAAAACAATTTGTTAGATCACCCTGTTTACACTAAACCTTTAGATTTTAGAGGTAAAAAAGTACCAGATGTATTAATAAGTGGTCATCATGCAAAAGTTAAAGACTACAGAAATAAACAAAGGTTAAAAAATACTTATAATAAAAGACCGGACCTAATTAATTATGATACTTTATCTATAGATGATATAAAATATTTAAAAGAACTAAAAGATTCGAAAGGAGAAAACTAA
- a CDS encoding ribosome maturation factor RimM: protein MENKLKKIGNITSTFGIKGWLKFNIVKDLELSLDIVDEVFFLKNGEFFEPFKVMDYRIKNNNFIISFENINNIDIASKMINKEVFIKKESLVFIEKLNYLNYNVSYLNVAYEIVDCINNGFYWIVKINFNKNNIWIPLVDEYIIDINDKDKVIYVKNIERLDV from the coding sequence ATGGAAAATAAACTTAAAAAAATTGGCAACATAACTTCAACATTTGGTATAAAGGGTTGGTTAAAGTTCAATATAGTTAAGGATTTAGAATTATCTCTTGATATAGTTGATGAAGTATTTTTTTTAAAAAATGGAGAATTCTTTGAACCATTTAAAGTAATGGATTATAGAATAAAAAATAATAACTTTATTATAAGTTTTGAAAATATTAATAATATTGATATTGCATCTAAAATGATAAATAAAGAAGTTTTTATAAAAAAAGAATCATTAGTTTTTATTGAAAAATTAAATTATTTAAATTACAATGTTAGTTACTTAAATGTTGCTTATGAAATAGTGGATTGTATTAACAATGGATTTTATTGAATTGTTAAAATTAACTTTAATAAAAACAATATATGAATACCATTAGTTGACGAGTACATTATTGATATAAATGATAAAGATAAAGTCATTTATGTTAAAAATATTGAAAGGTTAGATGTATAA
- the trmFO gene encoding methylenetetrahydrofolate--tRNA-(uracil(54)-C(5))-methyltransferase (FADH(2)-oxidizing) TrmFO → MMKKQVNIIGAGLAGCEAAWQLAKKGISVKLFEMKGIKKNPVQKLNTFAELVCSNSLRSNDNKNAIGTLKEEMMFFDSLIIQSAIKTSIPGGQSLTVDREQFSKCVTETLIKNPLINYYEKEFLDFNDNEVTIIASGPLTSIGLQNKISKLVGKDYFYFFDAVAPIVKFESINMDICFKKNRYDKGESKDYINCPMNEIEYKNFYDELIKAETIDLHLSDETNLKFFEGCMPVEAMAKRGYKTLTYGPLKPAGLRNDDGTNNFAVVQLRQDNAKDSLYNIVGFQTNLKFAEQKRVFRMIPGLENAEFIRYGVMHKNNFINSPILLNSYNQLKSNNNLFFAGQITGVEGYVESASSGLIAAINVYRYINNLDLISFPKTTVMGSLQNYIISTDSDNFQPMKANWGIVEDLKIEQKLKKEQKKELYYNRAIKDLKEFIDKYDLI, encoded by the coding sequence TTAATGAAAAAGCAAGTAAATATAATTGGGGCAGGATTGGCAGGTTGTGAAGCTGCCTGACAGTTAGCCAAAAAGGGCATAAGTGTTAAATTATTTGAAATGAAGGGAATCAAAAAAAATCCAGTTCAAAAACTTAATACATTTGCTGAATTAGTTTGTTCAAATTCATTGAGATCAAATGATAATAAAAATGCTATAGGAACATTAAAAGAAGAAATGATGTTTTTTGATTCTTTGATAATCCAAAGTGCTATTAAAACATCTATACCTGGAGGGCAAAGTTTAACAGTTGATAGAGAACAATTCTCTAAATGTGTAACTGAAACATTAATTAAAAACCCATTAATTAATTATTATGAAAAAGAGTTTTTAGACTTTAATGACAATGAAGTTACTATAATTGCGTCAGGTCCATTAACAAGTATTGGACTTCAAAATAAAATATCTAAACTAGTTGGTAAGGATTATTTTTATTTTTTTGATGCAGTTGCTCCAATTGTTAAATTTGAATCTATAAATATGGATATTTGTTTTAAAAAAAATCGATATGATAAAGGAGAAAGCAAAGATTATATAAATTGTCCTATGAATGAAATTGAGTATAAAAATTTTTATGATGAACTCATAAAGGCTGAAACTATTGATTTACATCTTTCAGATGAAACAAATCTTAAGTTTTTTGAAGGTTGTATGCCAGTTGAAGCAATGGCTAAAAGAGGTTATAAAACGTTGACTTACGGACCTTTAAAACCAGCTGGTTTAAGAAATGATGACGGAACCAATAATTTTGCAGTTGTTCAGTTAAGACAAGATAATGCAAAAGATTCCTTATACAATATAGTTGGTTTTCAAACAAATCTTAAATTTGCAGAACAAAAAAGAGTATTCAGAATGATTCCTGGTTTAGAAAATGCAGAATTCATTAGATATGGTGTAATGCACAAAAATAATTTTATAAATTCACCAATTCTTCTTAATAGTTATAACCAGTTAAAATCGAATAATAACTTATTTTTTGCTGGACAAATTACTGGAGTTGAAGGTTATGTTGAGTCTGCTTCATCGGGTTTAATTGCAGCTATAAATGTTTATAGATATATTAATAATCTTGATTTAATTAGCTTTCCTAAGACTACTGTTATGGGTTCTTTACAAAATTATATTATAAGTACAGACAGTGATAATTTTCAACCAATGAAGGCTAATTGGGGTATTGTAGAAGATTTAAAAATCGAACAAAAACTGAAAAAAGAACAAAAAAAAGAACTATACTATAATAGAGCAATAAAAGATTTGAAAGAATTTATAGATAAATATGATCTTATTTAA